In candidate division WOR-3 bacterium, the sequence GGCAACGAAGACGGTCGCATCTACTGCATTGGCCCGGACGGCAGGCAGCGCTGGTGTGCGCCGGTTCCGGACGAAGACGAAATCAAGACCGAAGTCGTCATTGCACCGGGTGATACGCTCTACGTCGGTTCGGACGGATACTACCTCTTCCGCAAGGCACCAGGCGATGTCGCACGACTTGTCTATGAAGTGGATGACTACCTCATCTCTACTCCGGCCATCAGCTCAAACCGGACACTCTACTTTCTGCCTGACGACGGATTTGTCTATGCAGTAAGTGCAACCGGACGCCGGGTCTGGCGGTACGAAGTGGCGATGGAAGAGAAGGACCTCTACTACACTTCTTCTCCGGTCATCGGCCCGGACGGAACGGTCTACGTCGGTTCGTGGGACGGTGGCCTGTACGCGTTTGAGGGTGACGGTCCGCCGGCGCGTTCGCTTTGGCCCCAGTATCGGCACGATGCCCAGCACACTGGCCGCCTAACCAGGTTGCCAAAGCGGTGACCTAAGGACGAACTACGTACCACGCCGCGCGCAATCTGCCGGATACGGGACACCACGCCTTCGCGCTTGTTCTGCTATCTTGGCGGCTGGGTGTTGAGGTACGTCGAGCATAGTCCATCGAGCATGAGCGTCGCACACTAAGGAGGCATGATGTTAGGAGTTTACGCGTCACCGAGTGCGGTATTCGCACGGCTCAAGGAGAGACCGGTCTGGCTCCTGCCACTTGTCGTCAGCGTTGTTGCCAATCTGGTTGCGACGGCGGTTTCAACCCAGTACATTGACTGGCAGGCGCAGAAGGAACAGGCTGTGGAACGAATGCAGGCACGCGGCATGCCCCCGGATCAGATTGAGAAGGCAGTCGAGGGGATGGAACGTTTCTACTCCAACTCGCTGCTACGCACCGGCCTGCCGCTCATCTCGTCACTCGTGACCCAGCTCATCGCTGTGTTCTTCCTTGCGTTCGTCTACAACCTGTGTCTGCCGCTTGTGGGTGGAGGCGGCAACTACCAGCGCACACTCTCAGTCGTAACCCACGCGAGCCTGGTCTGGCTCCCAGGTGCGTTCGTACGCATCCTGCTTATCCTGCTCAAGCGTTCGTCTGAGGTCACGACCAGTCTGCTTGTCGTCGTACCGAACGTCAAAACCGGGTTTCTGGCCGTCATTCTGGGCCGCCTTGACATCTTTGCCATCTGGCAGCTAATCCTAACTGGTCTTGGCCTGAAGGTCGTCTATGACATTAAGGGTACGAAGTCCTATTGGCTGGTTTTCGCAGTCTGGTTCGCACTCACCGTCATATTCGGCGTGCTCGCCATCATCGGCGGCGGTCCGCGCTAGACGATGTCGGCTTTCTTGTTTGTTCTTGTGCTTGCCACTGGTCCGGACACGGTCGAGCTTACGCTCGGCCAGGCGCTGGAGCTCGCGCTCCGGCAGAGTCCGGTCCGAACCCAGGTGAGTGTCAGTCAAACTCAGTCCGCCTCAAGTTTAGCCCGCAGCGTGAGCGGACTCCTGCCGACTGTTTCCGGGACGGTCGGCTATGCCAAGCTCGACCTTGACCAAGGCCACCTTCCTGACTTGCCCAGCACCGGCTGGACCGGGAGTCTTACCTTGAGCCAAGTTGTGTTCGACCCGTCAGTATTCACGGCCTTGGCCGGCTCGGTCGTGTACTCAGGCTACTACGCAACCGATGCCCACGACAAACAGGCGCGGCTCATCTACGACGTCACGAAGGCATACCTCGAACTGCTTCGGGCCCGGCTGCTGGCCGACGCGGCGGATGCCGCGCTGCGTCGGGCCCAAGAAAACCTTCGCCTGGTACGGGAAAGGGAGCGGCTGAACGCCGTGTCGAAAGTAGATGCGATGCGCGCTCAGGTGCTTGAGTCCCAGGCAGTGCTGGCAAGGCTTGAGGCGGAAAAGGGCCTTGCGGTGGCTGCCGAGACTTTCAAGGCCATGGTCAACATCGAGCCCGGGGTTACGATTCGGCTGTCGGACGAACTCACCGAGCCGTCCGACCTTGATATCAGCCGGCCCGAAAGCATGCTCGTGGAGATCAGGCGGAAGAACCCGGGTCTGAAGCTTGCTACCAGCGCAGCGGCCGCGGCCCGAATTACCAGTTGGGGCAAGGCAGCAAGGGTCCTGCCATCAGTCTCGGCTTACTGGACGTCAGAATACGCTGACAGACAGTTTCCTTCAAGTGTTGCTCGCTGGCGCGACCACGACCAGGTGTCTTACGGTCTCCGGTTTTCGTTTCCTCTGCTTGACCTGAAGTCCTATGTCCTCGATCTCGTGGACGCGGTAAATGAGTCGCGCCGAACCCGGGCCGCGGCGCGCTCGGCCGCACTTACGCTCAACTCTACCGCAACAGCAGCAATTTTGTCGTATCAGGAAGCAAAGCAGACCTACGCGCACGCGGCATCGAATCTAAAGCTCCATCAGGAACTCTATGCGCTCGCGCAGGAACAGTACCGGCTTGGCTCGCTCTCGCTCGCCGACCTG encodes:
- a CDS encoding Yip1 family protein gives rise to the protein MLGVYASPSAVFARLKERPVWLLPLVVSVVANLVATAVSTQYIDWQAQKEQAVERMQARGMPPDQIEKAVEGMERFYSNSLLRTGLPLISSLVTQLIAVFFLAFVYNLCLPLVGGGGNYQRTLSVVTHASLVWLPGAFVRILLILLKRSSEVTTSLLVVVPNVKTGFLAVILGRLDIFAIWQLILTGLGLKVVYDIKGTKSYWLVFAVWFALTVIFGVLAIIGGGPR
- a CDS encoding TolC family protein; amino-acid sequence: MSAFLFVLVLATGPDTVELTLGQALELALRQSPVRTQVSVSQTQSASSLARSVSGLLPTVSGTVGYAKLDLDQGHLPDLPSTGWTGSLTLSQVVFDPSVFTALAGSVVYSGYYATDAHDKQARLIYDVTKAYLELLRARLLADAADAALRRAQENLRLVRERERLNAVSKVDAMRAQVLESQAVLARLEAEKGLAVAAETFKAMVNIEPGVTIRLSDELTEPSDLDISRPESMLVEIRRKNPGLKLATSAAAAARITSWGKAARVLPSVSAYWTSEYADRQFPSSVARWRDHDQVSYGLRFSFPLLDLKSYVLDLVDAVNESRRTRAAARSAALTLNSTATAAILSYQEAKQTYAHAASNLKLHQELYALAQEQYRLGSLSLADLAGVEADMAQAQATYTSALCDTYIQAAQVNYLLGSIELPGKERR